TTATTGGGGAGGATCGGGGAAATTAACCACGGAAACCTTGTTGGTATTGGTTTTGGGGACTAGATGCTATCAATTGAAGGGAGCGAAGGATCGAATCAGGAGTGGGAGGAGGGGTAGGCAAATGAGCACCTTCGGCACGGAaacctgtaaaaaatattaaaataaatttaaattgtatacgaAAAGtaacatatgaatattaataaaattgttcctTGACTAATTGCCGAGGCAGTCTAAACtgttataggtacatatatagttAACTCTTAACGAAGAAGGGTTAATAAACGAATAACAATTAGCAATAATGAGACGAGGACTTATTGAAGAGGGTTACTTATTCATCGAGAGGATAGCAATTGAAAATGATAGAAATACTTAGTGGAACTTTTTTCTGGTGGTGCTAGTTGTAAAGTAATCTTATTACAATATCGGTGCACATGTgcatgattaaatataataaaaataaatcttaatttaccGTTCTCGTCAGCGATGTAGTTCAGTGTAATTGGGACACCTTCAGGTGAGGTGTAGGAGAATGAACCTTGAGCGACCTGTGCCTCGGCATCTTTAATTCCAGCATTCTTCAGGTAACCTTGTTCTTGTGCAGCAATACCGTTGCCAGTTTCATAGCTGCAGATTTATtgcataaacatattatattatgtataaattatatgatgttcaattaaattataagtattagtTAGTTTAGtggtattgtatttttaatgttattttttgataaaaaataaagatcgtAAAAAAAGGAAAACTCAAAAATTTGGTTATATTTCGTTTATGCAAAACTTATATggtcaaaacaatattttatcgcTGCATCCAAGTGTATGCTGTTTATATTTCTTGAATTGATAACGATCATTACTTAACCTTATAACGAATCAAAGTGAGTACCGACTCATAAAACAGTATATAACTtagatatattaagtaaagaaaatattaaatgtaatattaaaatatattatataattattttaaaagtaattaaatttaagaatatttttataaatcatagtaAACGATTTCTCTGATTCGGCAATCGTTTGTAAATCACACATGTATTTTAAACGTGATTTGGATGAACAAATATAACTTACGAGTGGATTTAGTGAACTGTACAGtaggttaaaataataattacgtatgtCATTTTGTTTGTCTCTTTTAAAATATGTGGTACAGTTTTGTCATCCATTAATaggtattcttatttatatgggCATCTCATGAATGATTGTTCTAGTTTTCACATTTATGATATCTCAATAAATTATGCAAGAatagtaaacatatatttacatatgaaatgACACTAAACAGCAACGACGCATCTGAGTCAATTACGTAATGAGGGCTTGGCTCTTAGGCTGAGACAGTCTCACAGGTAACTCCCACGAATTtaacgtttaatatatttgacacTAGAGGAATGTCCATTTATGATCTGCCTTTTAGTGTGTTATTTCACAACGATGACGACTTTTGGCATAAAATAGAGAGTTACGGTATTAGTTCAAATTTACACTTTGTGATGAATAACAAGACAAATTATGATAACTAGGAATGTGAGAAAACGATCTTTTTTTCTTGTGCGTAAGAATACGCTACAGTAACTATCGAAGGGTAAAAGtttcatacataattaaaaaaaaaaaaactaaatgatgtacaataattacctacattcatatattaaaatataaataacgcgATATATATACTACTTATTTTACTATGTATGTTTAGATGTACTTGGTTGAAAAAATTGTTCTATTCTAACAATATGTTTTCAAAAAGCTTCACCTGTATTGGTAGGATCCATCGGGATTGATCTCCTGATTCTGTCTGATGATCGGAATCACTTGATTCTGATACTGAGGCTGTGGTTGATATTGGAACTGCGGGGCCGCGTAGGTCATTGCCACAAGGGCGGCTAGTACGACGAActgcaaaaatataatagttatattaaataatttactattatttgtCGGACTCAAAACATACGATTTTGTAAACTGAGGAATTGTGATGTAAACCTTTAAaggtttataattttcattctgcaaaatttatataaatcaagtaaaaaaaatcctagtaaattaataaaaatatcgaaaaatgtacataaaatttaaaagtacgtACTATAAAagagattaataattattactattatggTTTACTATGTTCGATCTTTCAATTATGATGGTTACATGTTATATTATCACGTATTTATGGACACATGCGAACGTGTTCGATCGTTATTCTATACAAAATCATATAAGTGATattgattgtttaattttcCTAATCACGAAATATTCCCTAGTTATatgaatattgttaataattttatttataaaagctaataaaatatacctcaAAGATATATATGACAAACGATATTTGACGAAATAAGGAATtcagaaataaaaagaaataaatcagtattaatatatggattataatataattaattataatagatatatttttactttaaaagtttgttatatttactataaaatattattataataaatattatttttataatattattttttataagtttataagctttctttttttctatttaataaaaatatgtttcaaaaaaCTTTAGTTTAATTTTGCACGAAGGATTACCTAATGTTCATATAGCTATGTGAATATTAACTAGTCTTTAACTCACcgatttcatttttgtttttatgattaattaaataaggaaGTGATGTGGTGATCCTCGGTAGATGTTTAAGGCTGGAATGATTTTTCAGATCGACGCAGCTGCTTTTATACGAGACAGCGTCAGTGCAGTGCGTGAAATTGGAGTATAGCGATTCGAAGGCGTAAGCGCGAAACGTAAACACATCAAAGATCGACCCGCCAGCATATCTTCAATCTCTTCATATGTCATTgtctataatattaagattactaaaattaattcttcttgatatattttttaaataaagaacgtaGGTTTTTgagtaatagttttaaataagttaatcaTAAATAACACGTGGGCTACAATGATAACAACGAAGTCTGTCATTAGAAGCGAAAAAAATCGTACGAAATTatagttgttattaaaaatattaaaaacattgattcctgatttttttttaataaaagttaatcaCTAAATTTAGTCACTTAATTTAAGGCAATTGATACAAAATGGATTTGAACAGAAATggacctaattaaaaaaaaaaaatttaattacattagatCCATTCTAATTAAAAGTTTCACTATGTATTTCTTAAATGCATTGGAATTCAATAAATTTCTATCATAAGTACTCGTCTTTCTGACGCTAGAACCAAAATAAGATACTTTTTCCATAACGTCATTTTAATGCAAAAACTATtccaatactttatttaattacttcctCGTCACTGAAGACGTTTAACAACAAagccttatatttataaattaccttCGATAGCCATTTCATCGTACCGCATGTCCAATTAAAAGGGActgcataaattatttattatcgtttaatgataaaatattagtaagttCTTAAAGAGTTATCGATATCTGGAATGATAAGTTCTGCATATAAATCgatatttttccatttttattttttttaatataaatttaatgattgattgaatcgaaatattttttttattatcccatataaaattttaacaaattgccAATTTTTAAAGTTCTTTGTTAGAATTTTGTAagtttattacacaataaaagtTGACTTGATGACttgactatatatttaaaaaaataggaacGAATGggttactcttttttttttaatttcaaatttcaacaCGTTGGTAGCTTATAATTCGACTTAATTCTGAAACGTCCAAAATTCCCTTAAGAATGAGTGAAAAGTATgttgatttcaatttaatagtACTACATGTTATTTACatgtaagttttttataaatgatttttgacCAAAATCTTTTCGATTTCACTTTATCCGGGACGAGACTCTAAATGACCTTAATAATAGCGTACATTGCAAAACGAATATATCGTCTACATGTTTAACTTTACTGACCTGAGTGTTGAAAGATATGTTAaggagattttaatataataaatactccttggtgtattctattttttatttatatgtaataaagagTTTTAAGGATTGCTCAAATaacaaatagataaataataaataaaattattaatttttcacaTGGAGATTACTCTCTTAGTCATAAAGCTGCCTATTGTAAGTACAtaacattaattcattattgttttaaaatggtgttttatttttaattctatgaaAGCGCATTTATGTCGTATTGtatgatatgtatattattaatatacgtgtaaaatatttattttaccaatatatatatttgtacctaTCTGtaattgtaatcattttaacttttgattatattagaaatataactttaaagGTTGAATAAAGTACGTAGCAGTTGAAGCtttctttattgaaattttataaagactAAATGCACCTCGCGGGTTAATGGCACTAATAGCGTAAACAATCAAATAACCCATCACATACAAGGCAAGTCTGGCAGCGCTTAATTTAATGATTCGCTTCAAGCCTTCACAGCGAGCCGATTACAATAAATTCACATTACACAGCAACATGATATTTTCGATCGTTTATTCGTAAAGGCCAAAATGTATGATAATAGAATATTCAATTAACTCAATTGtagtaattcatttaaatttttatttaaattcattattttttattttacatttggagtttggcaaatgggccatctgatggttaTTGGTCATGATAAAACTTAAAGATtggccaatgcaccaccaaccttgggaactaatatgtatGTCCCTTGCTTTAGTTATGTGTACTTCAGTCACACTAGcctactcacccttcaaaccggaacacaacaataccaaatattgctgcttgacgatagagtatgtgatgagtggttggttACTACttagacgggcttacacaaagccgaATTAAAATAACcagagtaaaatattaaagcattagaacaaaaagtatttactaaATCCATCGCCTAATTatgatagttttaaattaagttgtaaATGCTTCGTAGTGAACAGTAatctaacattattatattcaatttagcAGTGTTAGCCATTATACAGCTAATTTCCACGAGCAAAGCTGACAACAGATACTTTTCCCGTTTGCTTAATTACACCGATGCATGAAATTTAAACACATTAGGAATTATATCGCAttataacaaatgttttttttaaatatattttctattttttttggaaatattagtattgatttaaaacatagacattttgttttaagaataataaatatttaactatttatgatataacatttaaacGATAGATCGTGATGATAGCCTTTTGCTAGCCTAGCGTTTAGCTATCAAAATACTCTTGATGGATTTCTGACGTTGAAATGTAGgtaagttaatttttatctttgtttaattCCCAGATATTACTACTCACGCATTAATAGTTTcgcttttatgtaaaaaaaaaaaaaaacaaaaattgcattttgtaaacaaatctagaaagtcgatttttattttactgtagaatgttataaagttttaaataaacatattattcaaatcTAAACTAAAAATCAAAACTACTGTTAAATCTGACCAATGTTTGCTCTACATACAACATCGCATatcaatctatttttatataactttagaataaataaaaagccgCAATGGCttggtggttagaacgcgtgcctcTTAACCGACGTTAGTGGGTTCCAGCCCAGGCAACTTTCACGTTACGtacttattttttgtgtataattgatctcgtgcttgGCAGTAAAGGAAACCATCTTGAGACAACCCGACAGGACATCATCTTATTGaatcaaaataatcaacaaatacCATGTATCAAAAGcctattgttaaatatataattggtcGATCAAGCGTTCAGTAATAACTCAAGATATATTCACTAGAAATAAATGGTTTCATATTTAGTCTAGTAAGCTTTACCATGACCTTTATGATTTACACTTCATTTTTGGcctttataaatcattttttagcTATGTTCAATATGTTGGAGCAAAAAATGAGATTCGGAACAGTcagtcaatataatttattaatttatatgtatttctaatATAACAAGGTATCAATATGAAACATGTCTGAAACTATTGTTTGgccttattcaaaaaaaaaatgaaacggaAGATCAATATCGGGTAGTGCTTTgtacaagtccgtctgggtagctacctcccactcatcatatattctaccgccaaacagcagtacatagtattgttgtatacCGTTGGGTGAGTAaaacagtgtaactacgggcacattgtatataacatcttagtgcccaaggttggttgcacaCTTCCGATGTATGTAagtggtgaatatttcttacagtgccaatacgGGGGTTGATGGTGACCAATAAGCATCAGGTAGCCAGTTTGTATGCCTTAATTTTTGTTGCACGAAGTTACGAGACGATGACTTACGCTGGTTTGCCATCCAGAAGAACCTCGATATACCAAgtttcatcaaaaataaaaacaatgtacaTTTCCACATATTCCACGTCTATAAGTATACatatctaattaatatatacaaatcgcGAGATGTAAACTTATGACACCCTTTAATAAAAGGTAAccttaattaacatttacaagATTTAGTCGTAAATAATTTCTGATGTAGCTAATaagaaattatgtatgtatgcttGAGACATAGCATGCTTGTACACGGATCCAATAACATGCTTTCTAGACCTTAGAATATTTGTTATactcaaatcaaaattaatacgtACTTAAACTCAACTCAAATTCAAActcagcaatattttgtattgttgtgttccgctttgaaaaCTAGTCAGCCAGTGTCACACGCTCAAGGGACATGTCATTTTACTTTTCTTGGTTAGTGGTACATTTccgatcacttaccatcaggaggcccatttgcccgtccacctaaaaatgctataaaaataaaaattttaaaatgcaacCGGCTCGTTATTACTTGAAAACTAAACTCAGTgttcaaatacttattaataaaaatataaattattcaaggatataaataattaatagacaatatctaaatttatggaaaaaaatgATGCGTATGAAGTCCCAAAAAACTCGTATATCATAATGTACTACAGGAGGGCTAGCTGGCTGGGCTGGTTCACTTTTCGCCCAGACAAATAaatttgcgattcaacggggaaaagCTGCTAGTTTCGCCAACACTCCACCCAATGTCAATTTGTAAAAGTAGcttattgtatgtattaaatatttataaattgtgatTTATAGTTTTCTATcaccaattttaaaaattatagtccATTTTTATGGTGGTTTGACCCTTGGTCTTTCAACATATAACAAGCAGATATTATGTGTAGGTAATCTCATGCTGACAGAGTCAAGTGTGTAACGATATAAGTGAAACTTATATAACTTAAAGCTCATATATTACATGATgctataatagaaaatttactttttttacaaaagacagtttaaataaaaaaacatttataattattatacgtacTATATATCGagatgtttttaaaacatttatacatatatagtgttTTTGGATACCTACGAAGGCgggtaaaataaactattaattgctaacaaaaaaatagtaattttagaatttaaaattacacatacagaatttaaaaacaattattttaatatgtaaagcttagaaataaattatacttattcaaATCACAAGGACTTTAACTTGTGCAATGTATTATaacttatacaatttaaaattataatatgtaaaatatttgtttctttattatgatttaaataccAATAAACTAATTAgagtaatttgtaataattcataatgtttataaaaggaCAGATATATTAAACGCCACTTTATATCATAAGACTCGTctgcaatattatattatatttattgattaaataaactttgagATTCATACTGTAATTTGCCTTATTTTTaccaaacatttaatttaaaatgtaattccaAAAGATTATTCGATTTACTAAAATAGCCTTATAATACCAAATATGACTATAAGATTcgatattacaattacaaaataacggagatatacaataaaaatatattttttatagtcggTTTCTgatatgtcaataaattttcaataccaAGTATACACCGATAGTCACATATGACATTTACCAGCTATATcgaatgtcaaaatatttgCGTGCAAGAATCAGTTTAAGATTGATGAGtttctgtatattatgtatGCGGGCCGATCGACATCTTCCTATAAttgacttataataataattgacccCATTAGTGTTCGCTGTTGCAAGCAATAGAGATAATTAGGAACTTGGatgaatacaaattttaatcaaaataatgatttaactaTTAAAGCATTTTGTaacattaactttttaaacATCTCGGGAGAGAGTCGAATCATACTGCACCTACTACAGTATGTGAATGTATGTACGCGTGGGAAAATTCAAAAGGACGAgctaaacttaattaattatttaatcagtaaaatcaaatttaaatttcagaaaGGCATCGCaccgttttttttaaaaaaaaagaggtttttatacaaaatctacagtaataataaaactaattgagCTATTTCAATTTCCTAATGtgttgtttttcattttaatatgtttaacaaCTTCGAGCGAAGCGAGGATATGCAAGTAATCAAAGTACAGTATGgagtaaaaacaattaatattttaaaatagtcaaatttaatatcatacccgcgtttatattattggtataaGGGTGGTTATTGGTGGAGGGTGGTAGATAAGTGGATGACTGCATCACGGATATTAGTAATTGCTTGACACTGCTGTAAACAAAGGaaggttaaatttttaaatagatcgagaaataattatgcaaaaatattatcatcatcagtgactaataatatttttctgtagTCAATAACCAAAAATAAGTAACAACTATAAATACGATTGTGTCTTAAACGATGCAGGCTCGTAAAATTTAAGTGTATTTGCTTACTAATAATAAGTAgtgactttttatttatacagctTCTTCTTCAGTATGTTCCTATAATAACACGTAGGCTTATTAAAAAGCATCAAAACTCATTCGCCAACGAGTcgccaattatatttttaataatataataagtattacgaAAACCAATAAAAGATTAAtgtatgttttgaataaaaaaatgatagaaGTTGGGACAGATCTTGTAAAGGCGAACGAActtctcaaatatatatataaggtgcACTGTATCATGTATTCTTACAGGGCCAAGTACAAGCGGAAAGAAAGTTTGACGAAAGGTTGTGATTAATTATCGTTATGATCGTTGATGacgattataattaataattcaaccAATCACAGTTAACTGATGGATATAGGGAGAGCCCTAGGAGCTTTTCTACATTTAGGTAGAGCCCTAAATGTAGAAAAGCTCCTGGTATTTAGCCTTCAGTCGAAGTCATCGAAAGGTATCGTACCTTATTCAAtcgaatgataaaattatagaaacagTTCGCTCCAATTGTCATCCGTCCCTAACATACGTGGTGAATTTCAAAGGCTGTTATATTGGCTAATCAGTACTTCCGCGATCatattacaaatttcatttgTCAAAGGTGCGTCGAGTTTACCTCACTACATAGTATGCTGAGCTACCTTGAATTTGATAGATCATAACACTATTCATTGCTGATAAATGAACGAGTAGGATGGGTATctagaaatattaatgaatgttttatgcatactaataacaataaataaatgatatgtaTGGTCTTAATTAGGGGTCAAATCCTTAGCACCAGGTAGCTATTGAAAATACAggtataacacaacaatacttatttatataatatgtgagtaaaaattgtatcatcaaaattttattgaagatatataaaaaggatataagaatataaaaattggtaagttttaaaaactgtttctTTTAAAAGTTCTTATAATACGCAGAGTAggtgacatttttataatacttacttacttatcgtgattttattgtatttatttgctAATAAAACTAtccttaaaatacatattattcacAACACAAGTGCAAATACAAGAGAGGGGTTAACTACCATGAATCTATGACAGGTCCAGTATGAACGTGTTTCAATATAGCGTGCTTAACGATACAAAATTgagattctatttattttactatctcaatattaatcttttattgcTTGTATAAACTTATACCTCGAAATACTCACACGCTTCAAGATAAAGCTAAATAACTTAACAGTGGTAAATTacctaagatatattttaaatcaacttctaaTGCGTAGATTAAGAACTCACGCAGgtgatatgatatataattttcattagatTTACAAAACTCTGTATGCACACAGCTTTATGAATCAtcattataagatattattgtttattgaataatgAATCAAGGCAATAATAGTTTCTAGCAAACTACAGAATTTCAAAGGTTACGCATTCTTTACTGATCCGTGCAATATACAATTTGTGGTGATCGATTCGATGCGACTTTTGAAAATCTTAAGTAAGTcacaaatattctttttatttttattgtggcttttatttgtgccaagggggcacagattatttcgccaatgtgaCGTGCGATagagaagacacgatggagatttaagtcataaataataacacgACACTGTCACTATCACTGACTGTCAATATTTTgttgacaattatttaaatgctgtTTCGCCACTGGCACGAGTTGTaatcatattttctttattatttttattattataggttaTTGTAGATAAAGATCTTCAGGAATAATggtttgtcaaaatatttagttgTTGTATTAAGCAAGGAATGtgtttgttaataaacatttaataatatattttaggctttcatataactttaatgcaaacaaaaatatatttttgtaaaatttcgtATGTTGCTTGAAACTAGATAAGACCAAGTTGTtgtttagtattaaaaatattttattctattttaattattgttaacagTAGGCTGACATAAGCCAGCatcagataattataatatgattaataacataattcaacaaaattacgactaataattattaattaatatatttcatacttcATTAATACTGTATTATTAGTAagttatatatctaatattgtataggtaatatataatattgtatttttgatccattacgaattatataaataaataataattaaagttgacCCACATTCCTAAAAGCGCAGTTAACGATAACTGAAAAAAGATTAGAAGTCTAGGTTTAAACAAACTTCAACATTGTCAAGAGGAcagaacttttttataataaaagactGTCAAACTTAACTTAAATGGCAACCTTTTGGAAATTAATTTACCCTATTTCAGAATACCTACAATATAAGTTATCTAGTTAGGTGAATCTTTATTAGACGCGATAAGGGTAGGTAGGGAAGGGTACGTGATCGAGTTCGTGCCCAACATTCCGAAATAAAACGCTtctgtttttaaaaaggtttcttCGGTATACAAGCGAAgaaacctttataaaaaatgtgtacaggatctaatttttataaaacaactctaaaaaaaacgatttaaatattcGCATATAAATCAAGGATATTGTGGTGCGTGTATGAAAATATGTTAAGCTTAAGATCAAAGCAACATAATAAATCTATTTcgcttgaaatatatttcataatttgtttatgacatgaatcatttattttaaaatatttttggatgaggcattttttacttaattcgAATGTCTTTTAAAGTATAGCCAAGGTCTGTTGAGCACTAGGT
The window above is part of the Vanessa tameamea isolate UH-Manoa-2023 chromosome 6, ilVanTame1 primary haplotype, whole genome shotgun sequence genome. Proteins encoded here:
- the LOC113393469 gene encoding endocuticle structural glycoprotein SgAbd-2-like — protein: MKSFVVLAALVAMTYAAPQFQYQPQPQYQNQVIPIIRQNQEINPDGSYQYSYETGNGIAAQEQGYLKNAGIKDAEAQVAQGSFSYTSPEGVPITLNYIADENGFRAEGAHLPTPPPTPDSILRSLQLIASSPQNQYQQGFRG